Proteins encoded by one window of Carassius carassius chromosome 30, fCarCar2.1, whole genome shotgun sequence:
- the LOC132110951 gene encoding cystatin-F-like isoform X1 — MRVSYQALVLLFLAGLCSLEKVPVHAFVSRPIPGTLQNVSKNDTGVKEAVLTGTYSFNNKSNDAFLFKASAVDDAKRQIVKGIRYILEVEISRTMCRKRGNTDDLNNCPFQTDSLLRQTFFCHFDIWSVPWMKMMSTTYFKCLSDYTF; from the exons ATGAGGGTCTCTTATCAGGCTCTAGTCTTGCTTTTCTTAGCAGGCTTATGCTCACTCG AGAAAGTTCCAGTCCATGCATTTGTCAGCAGACCAATCCCAGGAACTCTACAGAATGTCAGCAAGAATGACACTGGGGTGAAGGAGGCCGTCCTGACTGGAACCTACTCCTTTAATAATAAATCCAATGATGCCTTTCTCTTCAAAGCATCAGCTGTTGATGATGCGAAGAGACAG ATAGTCAAAGGCATCCGCTACATTCTGGAAGTGGAGATCTCACGGACCATGTGCAGGAAGAGGGGCAACACTGATGACCTCAACAACTGTCCCTTCCAGACAGACAGTCTGTTACGGCAG ACCTTCTTTTGCCACTTTGACATATGGTCTGTTCCATGGATGAAAATGATGTCAACTACctattttaaatgtctttctgATTATACATTCTGA
- the LOC132110951 gene encoding cystatin-F-like isoform X2 — protein MRVSYQALVLLFLAGLCSLEKVPVHAFVSRPIPGTLQNVSKNDTGVKEAVLTGTYSFNNKSNDAFLFKASAVDDAKRQIVKGIRYILEVEISRTMCRKRGNTDDLNNCPFQTDSLLRQH, from the exons ATGAGGGTCTCTTATCAGGCTCTAGTCTTGCTTTTCTTAGCAGGCTTATGCTCACTCG AGAAAGTTCCAGTCCATGCATTTGTCAGCAGACCAATCCCAGGAACTCTACAGAATGTCAGCAAGAATGACACTGGGGTGAAGGAGGCCGTCCTGACTGGAACCTACTCCTTTAATAATAAATCCAATGATGCCTTTCTCTTCAAAGCATCAGCTGTTGATGATGCGAAGAGACAG ATAGTCAAAGGCATCCGCTACATTCTGGAAGTGGAGATCTCACGGACCATGTGCAGGAAGAGGGGCAACACTGATGACCTCAACAACTGTCCCTTCCAGACAGACAGTCTGTTACGGCAG CATTAA
- the LOC132110952 gene encoding adipocyte plasma membrane-associated protein-like isoform X1, whose protein sequence is MNEPEGLRLRRLNRPQVIRDEAHEPQYKSTSTYSGKVFRVTFLTLVSLVLFPLLVLVFLLESPIHPEVFSLNEPPLMTGCYEPNLKLRQAERLFEDLLIGPESLANIGDVFYTGTADGKIVKIEGRNIHVLATLGKPPCGSPEHEHTCGRPLGIRVGPNGTLLVADAYLGLFEVNPVTGEVKSLVSTGKMIGGRRLGFVNDLDVTRDGKKVYFTDSSSRWQRRDFMHLIMEATADGRLLEYDTESKEVTVMMENLRFPNGIQLFPDEESVLVAETTMARIRRIHVSGLIKGGMDTFIDNLPGFPDNIRRSSSGGYWVSMSAVRPNPGFSMLDFLSQRPWLKKFIFKLFSQDTLLKFVPRYSLVVELQDGGTCVRSLHDPHGMVAAYISEAHEYNGQLYLGSFRSPYLCKLDLSKV, encoded by the exons ATGAATGAGCCCGAAGGACTGCGGTTAAGGAGGTTGAACAGACCTCAAGTAATTAGAGATGAAGCCCATGAACCCCAGTACAAAAGCACAAG CACTTACAGTGGGAAGGTGTTTCGTGTGACATTCCTGACACTAGTGTCTCTTGTGCTCTTCCCACTGCTCGTGCTCGTGTTCCTGCTGGAGTCTCCCATTCATCCAGAGGTGTTCAG TCTGAATGAACCCCCTCTGATGACTGGCTGTTACGAGCCCAACCTAAAACTCAGACAGGCCGAGCGACTGTTTGAGGATCTGCTCATCGGCCCAGAATCCCTTGCTAACATTGGAG ATGTTTTCTACACTGGGACAGCGGATGGAAAGATCGTCAAAATCGAGGGAAGGAACATTCATGTATTAGCAACACTTGGCAAGCCACCGTGTG GCTCTCCGGAGCATGAACACACCTGTGGACGTCCTCTGGGAATCCGTGTGGGGCCCAATGGCACTTTGCTTGTAGCCGATGCCTATTTGGGACTGTTTGAGGTCAATCCTGTCACAG GTGAGGTGAAGTCTCTGGTGAGCACAGGGAAGATGATCGGTGGTCGGCGTCTGGGTTTTGTCAATGATCTGGACGTGACTCGCGATGGGAAGAAGGTGTACTTCACGGACTCCAGCAGCAGATGGCAGCGCAGGGACTTCATGCACCTGATCATGGAAGCCACGGCAGATGGACG TCTGCTGGAGTATGATACAGAAAGCAAGGAAGTGACCGTGATGATGGAGAACCTGAGGTTTCCAAACGGCATCCAGCTCTTCCCTGATGAGGAGTCTGTTCTCGTGGCTGAAACCACGATGGCCAGAATAAGGAG GATTCATGTTTCTGGTCTCATTAAAGGAGGTATGGATACATTTATAGACAACCTCCCGGGATTTCCTGACAACATCCGGCGCAGTTCTTCCGGTGGATACTGGGTCTCCATGTCCGCTGTGAGACCCAACCCTGGCTTCTCCATGCTGGACTTCCTGTCCCAAAGACCCTGGTTAAAGAAGTTCATATTTAAG CTCTTCAGTCAGGACACTCTGTTGAAGTTCGTGCCGCGCTACAGTCTGGTGGTGGAGCTGCAGGACGGAGGGACATGCGTGCGCAGCCTCCACGACCCGCACGGCATGGTGGCGGCGTACATCAGCGAGGCTCACGAGTACAACGGCCAGCTGTACCTGGGCTCCTTCCGCTCGCCGTATCTGTGCAAGCTGGATCTGAGCAAAGTGTGA
- the LOC132110952 gene encoding adipocyte plasma membrane-associated protein-like isoform X2 codes for MTGCYEPNLKLRQAERLFEDLLIGPESLANIGDVFYTGTADGKIVKIEGRNIHVLATLGKPPCGSPEHEHTCGRPLGIRVGPNGTLLVADAYLGLFEVNPVTGEVKSLVSTGKMIGGRRLGFVNDLDVTRDGKKVYFTDSSSRWQRRDFMHLIMEATADGRLLEYDTESKEVTVMMENLRFPNGIQLFPDEESVLVAETTMARIRRIHVSGLIKGGMDTFIDNLPGFPDNIRRSSSGGYWVSMSAVRPNPGFSMLDFLSQRPWLKKFIFKLFSQDTLLKFVPRYSLVVELQDGGTCVRSLHDPHGMVAAYISEAHEYNGQLYLGSFRSPYLCKLDLSKV; via the exons ATGACTGGCTGTTACGAGCCCAACCTAAAACTCAGACAGGCCGAGCGACTGTTTGAGGATCTGCTCATCGGCCCAGAATCCCTTGCTAACATTGGAG ATGTTTTCTACACTGGGACAGCGGATGGAAAGATCGTCAAAATCGAGGGAAGGAACATTCATGTATTAGCAACACTTGGCAAGCCACCGTGTG GCTCTCCGGAGCATGAACACACCTGTGGACGTCCTCTGGGAATCCGTGTGGGGCCCAATGGCACTTTGCTTGTAGCCGATGCCTATTTGGGACTGTTTGAGGTCAATCCTGTCACAG GTGAGGTGAAGTCTCTGGTGAGCACAGGGAAGATGATCGGTGGTCGGCGTCTGGGTTTTGTCAATGATCTGGACGTGACTCGCGATGGGAAGAAGGTGTACTTCACGGACTCCAGCAGCAGATGGCAGCGCAGGGACTTCATGCACCTGATCATGGAAGCCACGGCAGATGGACG TCTGCTGGAGTATGATACAGAAAGCAAGGAAGTGACCGTGATGATGGAGAACCTGAGGTTTCCAAACGGCATCCAGCTCTTCCCTGATGAGGAGTCTGTTCTCGTGGCTGAAACCACGATGGCCAGAATAAGGAG GATTCATGTTTCTGGTCTCATTAAAGGAGGTATGGATACATTTATAGACAACCTCCCGGGATTTCCTGACAACATCCGGCGCAGTTCTTCCGGTGGATACTGGGTCTCCATGTCCGCTGTGAGACCCAACCCTGGCTTCTCCATGCTGGACTTCCTGTCCCAAAGACCCTGGTTAAAGAAGTTCATATTTAAG CTCTTCAGTCAGGACACTCTGTTGAAGTTCGTGCCGCGCTACAGTCTGGTGGTGGAGCTGCAGGACGGAGGGACATGCGTGCGCAGCCTCCACGACCCGCACGGCATGGTGGCGGCGTACATCAGCGAGGCTCACGAGTACAACGGCCAGCTGTACCTGGGCTCCTTCCGCTCGCCGTATCTGTGCAAGCTGGATCTGAGCAAAGTGTGA